A section of the Lepidochelys kempii isolate rLepKem1 chromosome 4, rLepKem1.hap2, whole genome shotgun sequence genome encodes:
- the TMEM184C gene encoding transmembrane protein 184C isoform X2 — translation MPCTCGNWRRWIRPLVVVLYVVGLLVAVPLCVWELQKLEVGIHTKAWFIAGIFLLMTIPISLWDILQHLVHYTQPELQKPIIRILWMVPIYSLDSWIALKYPNIAIYVDTCRECYEAYVIYNFMVFLSNYLTNRYPNLVLIIEAKDQQRHLPPLCCCPSWAMGEICELVGVYDEGNFSFKNAWTYLVILNNMSQLFAMYCLVLFYKVLREELNPIQPVGKFLCVKMVVFVSFWQAVLIALLVKIGVISEKRTWEWQSVEAVATGLQDFIICVEMFFAAIAHHYSFSYKPYVQEAEEGSCFDSFLAMWDISDIRADISEQVRNVGRTVLGQPRKIFFAEDHEQNEHTSLLSSSTQDPISDAASMPSSPMSGHYQGFGHTVTPLTTPTTTTISDGIYNTIVAEEHEDYLVPGHGTSEKPLDKS, via the exons ATGCCGTGCACCTGCGGCAATTGGCGGAGGTGGATCCGGCCGCTGGTCGTTGTTCTCTACgttgtggggctgctggtggcGGTTCCCTTGTGTGTGTGGGAGCTGCAGAAACTGGAG GTTGGAATTCATACCAAGGCATGGTTTATTGCTGGAATTTTTCTACTGATGACTATACCAATTTCTCTCTGGGATATATTGCAACACTTAGTTCATTATACTCAACCTGAATTACAGAAACCAATAATAAG GATTCTATGGATGGTCCCGATTTACAGTTTAGACAGT TGGATAGCTTTGAAATATCCCAACATTGCAATATATGTGGATACCTGTAGAGAATGCTATGAAGCATACGTCATCTACAATTTTATGGTATTCCTTTCAAATTATTTAACCAACCGGTATCCAAATCTGGTATTAATCATAGAAGCCAAAGATCAGCAGAGACATCTACCTCCCCTTTGTTGTTGTCCATCATGGGCTATGGGAGA AATCTGTGAGTTGGTTGGTGTATATGATGAAGGAAACTTTAGCTTCAAAAATGCCTGGACTTACTTGGTTATTCTTAACAACATGTCACAACTG TTTGCGATGTATTGCCTTGTGCTGTTTTATAAAGTACTGCGTGAAGAGCTAAACCCAATCCAGCCTGTTGGCAAGTTTCTTTGTGTGAAGATGGTagtttttgtttccttctg GCAAGCTGTACTTATTGCACTGCTGGTGAAAATTGGTGTTATTTCTGAAAAACGCACCTGGGAATGGCAAAGTGTGGAAGCCGTGGCCACAGGCCTACAG GATTTTATTATCTGTGTGGAAATGTTCTTTGCTGCTATTGCTCATCATTACAGTTTTTCCTATAAACCTTATGTCCAAGAAGCTGAAGAAGGATCATGCTTCGATTCCTTTCTTGCAATGTGGGATATTTCTGATATTAGGGCAGATATATCTGAACAGGTTCGAAATGTTG GAAGGACAGTTTTGGGCCAaccaaggaaaatattttttgctgaGGATCATGAACAAAACGAACATACAAGTTTACTGTCTTCATCTACTCAAGACCCAATTTCTGATGCTGCTTCTATGCCATCTTCACCCATGAGTGGCCACTACCAGGGGTTTGGACACACTGTGACACCTCTGACTACTCCTACAACAACCACAATATCTGATGGCATCTATAACACTATAGTTGCAGAAGAACATGAGGATTACCTTGTTCCAGGGCATGGTACATCTGAGAAGCCTTTGGATAAAAGTTAA
- the TMEM184C gene encoding transmembrane protein 184C isoform X1 → MPCTCGNWRRWIRPLVVVLYVVGLLVAVPLCVWELQKLEVGIHTKAWFIAGIFLLMTIPISLWDILQHLVHYTQPELQKPIIRILWMVPIYSLDSWIALKYPNIAIYVDTCRECYEAYVIYNFMVFLSNYLTNRYPNLVLIIEAKDQQRHLPPLCCCPSWAMGEVLLFRCKLGVLQYTVVRPLTTIIALICELVGVYDEGNFSFKNAWTYLVILNNMSQLFAMYCLVLFYKVLREELNPIQPVGKFLCVKMVVFVSFWQAVLIALLVKIGVISEKRTWEWQSVEAVATGLQDFIICVEMFFAAIAHHYSFSYKPYVQEAEEGSCFDSFLAMWDISDIRADISEQVRNVGRTVLGQPRKIFFAEDHEQNEHTSLLSSSTQDPISDAASMPSSPMSGHYQGFGHTVTPLTTPTTTTISDGIYNTIVAEEHEDYLVPGHGTSEKPLDKS, encoded by the exons ATGCCGTGCACCTGCGGCAATTGGCGGAGGTGGATCCGGCCGCTGGTCGTTGTTCTCTACgttgtggggctgctggtggcGGTTCCCTTGTGTGTGTGGGAGCTGCAGAAACTGGAG GTTGGAATTCATACCAAGGCATGGTTTATTGCTGGAATTTTTCTACTGATGACTATACCAATTTCTCTCTGGGATATATTGCAACACTTAGTTCATTATACTCAACCTGAATTACAGAAACCAATAATAAG GATTCTATGGATGGTCCCGATTTACAGTTTAGACAGT TGGATAGCTTTGAAATATCCCAACATTGCAATATATGTGGATACCTGTAGAGAATGCTATGAAGCATACGTCATCTACAATTTTATGGTATTCCTTTCAAATTATTTAACCAACCGGTATCCAAATCTGGTATTAATCATAGAAGCCAAAGATCAGCAGAGACATCTACCTCCCCTTTGTTGTTGTCCATCATGGGCTATGGGAGA AGTTTTATTATTTAGATGTAAACTAGGCGTGCTGCAATACACTGTTGTCAGACCACTTACCACCATTATTGCTCT AATCTGTGAGTTGGTTGGTGTATATGATGAAGGAAACTTTAGCTTCAAAAATGCCTGGACTTACTTGGTTATTCTTAACAACATGTCACAACTG TTTGCGATGTATTGCCTTGTGCTGTTTTATAAAGTACTGCGTGAAGAGCTAAACCCAATCCAGCCTGTTGGCAAGTTTCTTTGTGTGAAGATGGTagtttttgtttccttctg GCAAGCTGTACTTATTGCACTGCTGGTGAAAATTGGTGTTATTTCTGAAAAACGCACCTGGGAATGGCAAAGTGTGGAAGCCGTGGCCACAGGCCTACAG GATTTTATTATCTGTGTGGAAATGTTCTTTGCTGCTATTGCTCATCATTACAGTTTTTCCTATAAACCTTATGTCCAAGAAGCTGAAGAAGGATCATGCTTCGATTCCTTTCTTGCAATGTGGGATATTTCTGATATTAGGGCAGATATATCTGAACAGGTTCGAAATGTTG GAAGGACAGTTTTGGGCCAaccaaggaaaatattttttgctgaGGATCATGAACAAAACGAACATACAAGTTTACTGTCTTCATCTACTCAAGACCCAATTTCTGATGCTGCTTCTATGCCATCTTCACCCATGAGTGGCCACTACCAGGGGTTTGGACACACTGTGACACCTCTGACTACTCCTACAACAACCACAATATCTGATGGCATCTATAACACTATAGTTGCAGAAGAACATGAGGATTACCTTGTTCCAGGGCATGGTACATCTGAGAAGCCTTTGGATAAAAGTTAA